One genomic segment of Ignavibacteriota bacterium includes these proteins:
- a CDS encoding flagellar FliJ family protein, with amino-acid sequence MAKFKYKFDTIKSIKERFEKIVMKELSIINLEIERIKNEIENLKLELRETKLKKLSNNTIKINDLQFYAKHENYLDRQISLLRKELSKKNIEKDKKLKELIKKSKETKTFEMLEEKHKMEFFKTQDKLEQIELDEIAVKEFNR; translated from the coding sequence TTGGCAAAATTCAAGTATAAGTTTGATACAATAAAATCAATTAAAGAAAGATTTGAGAAAATTGTAATGAAAGAGCTTTCTATTATCAACTTAGAAATAGAGAGAATAAAAAATGAAATTGAAAATCTGAAGTTGGAATTAAGAGAAACGAAATTGAAAAAACTTTCTAACAACACAATTAAAATTAATGATCTGCAATTTTATGCAAAGCATGAAAATTATTTAGATAGACAAATAAGTTTACTGAGAAAGGAATTATCAAAAAAAAATATAGAGAAAGATAAAAAGCTTAAGGAATTAATTAAGAAATCAAAAGAAACAAAAACGTTTGAAATGCTTGAAGAAAAACACAAAATGGAATTTTTTAAAACTCAAGATAAACTTGAGCAAATTGAATTAGACGAAATTGCAGTCAAGGAATTTAATAGGTAA
- the fliI gene encoding flagellar protein export ATPase FliI: protein MNDVIENIIEKYNKIIDVTDPIKINGKVTDVIGFVIVSVGPNVSLGEICSVIDRTGYEICKSEVVGFKDGKVLSIALGDIQNISPSCQIVSSGKSFSIGVGDQLLGRVIDGFGNPIDDKGEINYSIIKNTHRDPSNPLTRKRIDTPLQTGVRAIDGLLTVGKGQRVGIFAGSGVGKSVMLGMIARNTTADVSVIVLVGERGREVREFIEKDLGEEGLKKSVIVVATSDKPSLARIKAAYIGTTIAEYFRDLGKDVVLMMDSVTRFAHAQREVGITIGEPPTTKGYTPSVFAVLPKLLERAGTSTKGSITGFYTVLVDGDDMTDPIADSVRSILDGHFVLTRKLANKGQFPAVDPLQSISRVMPDIVPEDHRRRSQEFSEILSAYNEAEDLINIGAYVKGSNPQIDHALNKIGGLRSFLKQGINEEAIYSDTINKLYNLIEKPLG, encoded by the coding sequence ATGAATGATGTGATTGAAAATATTATTGAAAAATACAATAAAATAATTGATGTTACAGATCCCATAAAAATAAATGGAAAAGTAACCGATGTAATTGGATTTGTAATTGTTTCAGTTGGTCCAAATGTTTCACTCGGTGAAATTTGTTCGGTAATTGATAGAACCGGATATGAAATTTGTAAATCGGAAGTTGTTGGATTTAAAGACGGAAAAGTTCTTTCGATTGCATTGGGAGATATACAAAATATTTCGCCGTCGTGCCAAATTGTATCATCCGGGAAAAGTTTTTCTATTGGTGTTGGCGATCAATTATTAGGAAGAGTAATTGACGGATTTGGAAATCCAATTGATGATAAGGGAGAAATTAATTATTCAATAATTAAAAATACACATAGAGATCCGTCAAATCCGCTTACACGAAAACGTATTGATACTCCACTACAAACCGGAGTAAGAGCGATTGATGGTTTACTCACTGTCGGTAAAGGTCAAAGAGTTGGAATATTTGCGGGAAGCGGTGTTGGTAAAAGTGTAATGCTGGGAATGATTGCAAGAAATACAACTGCTGATGTAAGTGTAATTGTGTTAGTTGGTGAGCGCGGGAGAGAAGTTAGAGAATTTATTGAAAAGGATTTGGGCGAAGAAGGATTAAAAAAATCTGTTATTGTTGTTGCAACAAGTGATAAGCCTTCATTAGCAAGAATAAAAGCTGCTTACATTGGTACAACAATCGCGGAATATTTTAGAGATTTAGGAAAAGATGTTGTATTAATGATGGATTCCGTAACTCGTTTTGCACATGCGCAAAGAGAAGTTGGAATTACAATCGGTGAACCGCCGACAACAAAAGGTTATACGCCATCGGTGTTTGCTGTTTTGCCAAAACTTCTTGAAAGAGCCGGAACATCAACAAAAGGAAGTATAACCGGATTCTACACAGTTTTGGTAGATGGCGATGATATGACTGACCCAATTGCAGACAGTGTTAGATCAATTCTCGATGGGCATTTTGTTCTTACTAGAAAATTAGCAAACAAAGGACAATTTCCAGCGGTTGATCCGCTGCAAAGTATAAGCAGAGTAATGCCGGATATAGTTCCGGAAGATCATAGAAGAAGATCTCAAGAATTTAGTGAAATACTTTCTGCATATAATGAAGCCGAAGATTTAATAAACATTGGCGCTTATGTAAAAGGAAGTAATCCGCAAATTGATCATGCGTTAAATAAAATTGGCGGATTGAGAAGTTTTCTTAAGCAAGGAATTAATGAAGAAGCAATTTATTCAGATACAATAAATAAACTTTACAATTTAATTGAAAAACCATTGGGATAA
- the fliG gene encoding flagellar motor switch protein FliG → MNTSEQIKTTGITKKDLNGIQKSALLLIALNVETASQVFKYLEPTDVESISAEISKVKNIPSHIVEQVIDDYHDLVTAREYVLEGGLDYAQQVLEKSFGLSKAMEVIEKVKNLTTLHGFDVLKKADSTQLVNFLNKEHPQTIALILSHLSPDQTAEALIELTEEIRTDVIYRIATLGKISPQTLTQIEKVVDELAGFSINQTMGQLGGTKSVANILNRINITMNKEIIAAIENKDEDVAFEIKRLMFLFDDIIHLQDRDIQRILKEVDRKDLALALKVAEERVQEKVFGNMSERAADLLKEELQFMGPVKLKEVEAAQGRIVDQIKKLEEQEEVTISFRGGGSEEVYV, encoded by the coding sequence ATGAATACTAGTGAACAAATAAAAACAACTGGGATTACCAAAAAAGATTTAAACGGTATTCAAAAATCAGCATTACTTTTGATTGCATTAAATGTTGAAACTGCTTCTCAAGTTTTTAAATATTTAGAACCGACTGATGTTGAATCAATATCGGCGGAAATTTCTAAAGTTAAAAATATTCCCTCGCATATTGTTGAGCAGGTAATAGATGATTATCATGATTTAGTTACAGCTCGCGAATATGTGCTTGAAGGCGGTTTGGATTATGCCCAGCAAGTTTTGGAAAAATCTTTCGGATTATCCAAAGCAATGGAAGTAATTGAAAAAGTAAAAAATCTTACAACACTTCACGGATTTGATGTTCTTAAGAAAGCTGATTCAACTCAGCTTGTAAATTTTTTAAATAAAGAACATCCACAGACAATTGCATTAATTTTATCACATTTAAGTCCCGATCAAACAGCTGAAGCATTAATTGAGTTGACGGAAGAAATTCGTACAGATGTAATTTACAGAATTGCAACATTGGGTAAAATATCTCCGCAAACATTAACTCAAATTGAAAAAGTTGTTGATGAACTTGCCGGATTTTCTATCAACCAAACAATGGGGCAATTGGGCGGAACAAAAAGCGTTGCAAATATTCTTAATAGAATAAATATCACAATGAATAAAGAAATTATTGCAGCAATTGAAAATAAAGATGAAGACGTTGCATTTGAAATCAAAAGATTAATGTTCTTGTTCGATGACATTATTCATTTGCAAGATAGAGATATTCAGAGAATTCTAAAAGAAGTTGATAGAAAAGATTTAGCATTAGCATTAAAAGTTGCGGAAGAAAGAGTTCAAGAAAAAGTTTTCGGAAACATGTCTGAAAGAGCTGCCGATTTATTAAAAGAAGAATTACAATTTATGGGTCCGGTAAAACTTAAAGAAGTTGAAGCTGCACAAGGTAGAATTGTAGATCAAATTAAAAAATTAGAAGAGCAGGAAGAAGTAACAATCAGCTTTAGAGGCGGCGGATCCGAAGAAGTATATGTCTGA
- the fliF gene encoding flagellar M-ring protein FliF produces MQQRLMLGGIAVVAVVLLIFILVAFNEPNYTTLYSNLAPEEASEVVNYLTSQKIQYKLEDNGNTISVSKTDVYEVRLALAGKGIPSTGMIGYEIFDKNTIGMSEFMQKLNFKRALEGEIARTIIQQEGIENARVHIVTPEKAVFKDEQKEATASVVLKLRSNYSLPENSILAITNLVASSVEGLEAGNVIIIDNKGRLLSKKPEDSELAINSGKQYEIKSSIEKYLAKKAQTILDKILGYDNSDVKVNVELDFNQLEKTLETYDPESQVAVSEQTSRNTSSGKSLSDSNAVFTETSTTNYELSKTIEHMIAGTGNIKRITLAAVINGVKSEVQNGEETTIVNEPRTDEQLQQLELLLRQAVGIDPTRNDEISIVSIPFETNNLESEDGFGGSPLDNVGQYMNYILLLIGILGAMFILKTLLAKLKEEKIMIGTVGGGGNFNERSFETAMEPPIWDPGLSLKKSKKNKKPLFEMGDIEDEITDEAVMKKMKQDKIINYVSKNPAEAAKLINSWLKEDEY; encoded by the coding sequence ATGCAGCAGCGTTTAATGCTTGGCGGTATTGCTGTTGTTGCAGTAGTATTATTAATTTTTATACTCGTAGCATTTAATGAACCCAATTACACAACATTATATTCCAACCTGGCTCCGGAAGAAGCATCTGAAGTTGTAAATTATTTAACATCACAAAAAATACAATATAAACTTGAAGACAACGGAAATACAATTAGTGTTTCTAAGACTGATGTTTATGAAGTACGGCTTGCACTTGCCGGAAAAGGAATTCCTTCAACGGGAATGATTGGTTATGAAATATTTGATAAGAATACAATTGGTATGTCTGAGTTTATGCAGAAGTTAAATTTTAAGCGGGCACTTGAAGGAGAAATTGCACGCACTATAATTCAGCAGGAAGGAATTGAAAATGCTAGAGTTCATATTGTTACTCCGGAGAAAGCAGTATTTAAGGATGAACAAAAAGAAGCAACCGCTTCAGTTGTATTAAAATTAAGATCAAACTATTCTTTACCGGAAAACAGCATTTTAGCAATTACAAATTTAGTTGCATCAAGTGTTGAAGGTTTGGAAGCTGGTAATGTAATCATAATTGATAATAAAGGAAGATTGCTTTCTAAAAAACCGGAAGACAGTGAACTCGCAATTAATAGCGGCAAGCAATATGAAATTAAAAGCAGTATTGAAAAATATCTAGCAAAGAAAGCTCAAACAATATTAGATAAAATTTTAGGCTATGATAATTCGGATGTAAAAGTAAATGTTGAATTAGATTTTAATCAGCTCGAAAAAACATTAGAAACTTATGATCCTGAATCGCAAGTAGCGGTTAGTGAACAAACTTCGCGAAACACGAGCAGCGGAAAAAGTTTAAGTGATTCTAATGCGGTGTTTACGGAAACTTCAACAACCAATTACGAACTTAGCAAAACAATTGAACATATGATTGCCGGCACTGGAAATATTAAAAGAATAACTTTAGCCGCAGTAATAAATGGTGTAAAATCAGAAGTACAAAATGGTGAAGAAACAACAATTGTTAACGAACCGAGAACTGATGAGCAATTACAGCAGCTCGAATTATTATTGCGCCAGGCAGTTGGAATTGATCCTACGCGTAATGATGAAATATCAATAGTTAGTATTCCGTTTGAAACAAATAATTTGGAATCCGAAGATGGTTTTGGAGGCTCACCGCTTGATAATGTTGGTCAGTATATGAATTATATATTATTACTGATTGGAATTTTAGGTGCAATGTTCATATTAAAAACATTGTTAGCAAAACTTAAAGAAGAAAAAATTATGATTGGCACAGTTGGCGGCGGTGGAAATTTTAATGAACGATCTTTTGAAACAGCAATGGAACCTCCGATTTGGGATCCGGGCTTATCGTTGAAGAAAAGCAAGAAGAATAAAAAGCCTCTTTTTGAAATGGGTGATATTGAAGACGAAATAACTGATGAAGCTGTGATGAAAAAAATGAAACAAGATAAAATAATTAATTATGTAAGTAAAAATCCTGCTGAAGCTGCTAAATTAATAAATTCATGGTTGAAAGAAGATGAATACTAG
- the fliE gene encoding flagellar hook-basal body complex protein FliE: MGLGNFIPKFPQQNSTKPIDTNSKFDGLLSNFIKGVNVDQLDSKQITTDFIEGKDVEIHEVMISGEKAKTSLDLLMQIRNKTIDMYKELTRMQ, translated from the coding sequence ATGGGATTGGGAAATTTTATACCAAAATTTCCGCAGCAAAATTCTACAAAACCAATTGATACAAATTCAAAATTTGACGGACTTCTAAGCAATTTTATTAAAGGAGTAAATGTTGATCAACTTGACAGCAAACAAATAACTACTGATTTTATTGAGGGAAAAGACGTTGAAATACACGAAGTAATGATATCCGGGGAAAAAGCTAAAACAAGTTTAGACCTTCTTATGCAAATCAGAAATAAAACAATAGACATGTATAAAGAATTAACAAGGATGCAATAA
- the flgC gene encoding flagellar basal body rod protein FlgC → MEIKPNFSSFKISSKGMSIQKQRMELITENIANTSTTKTDKGTPYQRKFIRVQQEKESLTLKNSLPLKNSGFSLESINKNKIQAKGVESFEPNLNLKIDVETDTTDGELVYMPDHPDANEEGYVKMPNISVVTEMVDMISASRSFEANLTAFNSAKQIAKDSLEI, encoded by the coding sequence ATGGAAATTAAACCAAATTTTTCATCATTTAAAATTAGTTCCAAAGGAATGAGCATTCAAAAACAAAGGATGGAATTAATTACCGAAAATATTGCAAATACAAGCACAACCAAGACAGATAAGGGAACTCCGTATCAGCGTAAATTTATTAGAGTTCAGCAGGAAAAAGAAAGCTTAACACTAAAAAATTCATTACCGCTTAAAAACTCCGGATTCTCATTAGAAAGTATTAATAAAAATAAAATACAAGCTAAAGGTGTTGAAAGTTTTGAACCGAATCTAAATTTGAAAATAGATGTGGAAACAGATACAACAGATGGAGAATTAGTTTATATGCCGGATCATCCGGATGCAAATGAAGAAGGATATGTTAAAATGCCAAATATTAGCGTAGTTACAGAAATGGTTGATATGATTTCCGCATCAAGAAGTTTTGAAGCAAATTTAACGGCATTTAATTCTGCTAAACAAATTGCAAAAGATTCTTTGGAGATATAG
- the flgB gene encoding flagellar basal body rod protein FlgB: protein MPIPENKILENLLNFSALKQKVISQNLANSETAGYKRRDIAFKEILQSGMKTLSNEHLKDEDFEITLDESTENLSGINNVDVNKEMAEMAQNSVMFKFGAKKINSYYQTLQKVIRGGS from the coding sequence ATGCCGATCCCAGAAAATAAAATATTAGAAAATCTTCTCAACTTTAGTGCACTTAAGCAGAAAGTTATAAGTCAGAATTTAGCAAATTCCGAAACTGCCGGCTATAAAAGAAGAGACATTGCATTTAAAGAAATACTTCAATCGGGAATGAAAACACTTTCTAATGAACATTTAAAAGATGAAGATTTTGAAATTACACTTGATGAAAGTACAGAAAATCTTTCAGGTATTAATAATGTTGACGTAAACAAAGAAATGGCAGAAATGGCGCAAAACTCAGTAATGTTCAAATTCGGTGCAAAAAAAATTAACAGTTATTACCAGACTTTGCAGAAAGTAATTAGAGGAGGTAGTTAA
- a CDS encoding chemotaxis response regulator protein-glutamate methylesterase encodes MKNKIRILVVDDSAFMRKSLSLLLESDPSISVIDTAVDGLEGFEKVKRLKPDIVTLDIEMPRMDGLTALKKIMKECPTPVLMVSSLTTEGAEETLKALELGAVDFIPKAMSFVSVAITGIKEDLIRKVKAIYNSKNVISRLSNINSNTVIKSLPNKSNNTLAKLPTMNYKAFAIGISTGGPISLQKVIPYLSDKIKIPIFIVQHMPPKFTASLADRLNALSTLEVKEAENNEVVRNGVVYIAPGGFHLTLEKDLHGIVKIKTSQLPENVLHKPSVDIMLESVQKIYGKNMLGVIMTGMGKDGLEGIKKLKSAGGYCIAQNEQTCVVYGMPRAIVDNGLADVIAPLEEISKILNQAI; translated from the coding sequence ATGAAAAATAAAATTAGAATTCTTGTTGTTGATGATTCTGCGTTCATGAGAAAATCGTTAAGCTTACTTTTAGAATCCGATCCTTCAATTAGTGTTATTGATACAGCAGTTGATGGTTTAGAAGGATTTGAAAAAGTAAAAAGATTAAAACCAGATATTGTTACTTTAGATATTGAAATGCCGAGAATGGATGGGCTTACAGCACTCAAAAAAATTATGAAAGAGTGTCCGACTCCCGTTCTTATGGTAAGTTCTTTAACAACAGAAGGTGCTGAAGAAACTTTAAAAGCTTTAGAACTTGGCGCTGTTGATTTTATTCCCAAAGCTATGTCTTTTGTAAGTGTTGCAATTACGGGAATTAAAGAAGATTTAATTAGAAAAGTAAAAGCAATTTATAATAGCAAAAATGTAATTAGCAGATTAAGTAATATTAATTCAAATACAGTAATAAAAAGTTTACCAAATAAATCAAATAATACTTTAGCTAAATTACCAACTATGAATTATAAAGCATTTGCAATAGGAATTTCAACCGGCGGACCAATTTCATTACAAAAAGTTATTCCATACTTATCTGATAAAATTAAGATTCCAATTTTCATTGTGCAGCATATGCCGCCAAAATTTACTGCATCATTAGCAGATAGGTTAAATGCATTAAGTACTTTGGAAGTTAAGGAAGCTGAAAATAATGAAGTAGTTAGAAATGGTGTTGTATATATTGCTCCCGGTGGATTTCATCTAACTTTAGAAAAAGATTTACATGGAATTGTGAAAATTAAAACATCGCAATTACCGGAAAATGTTTTGCACAAACCTTCAGTAGATATAATGTTAGAATCTGTTCAAAAAATTTATGGCAAAAATATGCTTGGCGTAATTATGACGGGCATGGGAAAAGATGGTTTGGAAGGAATAAAAAAATTAAAAAGTGCCGGCGGATATTGTATTGCACAAAATGAGCAGACTTGCGTTGTTTACGGAATGCCGAGAGCAATTGTAGATAATGGATTAGCGGATGTAATTGCGCCATTGGAAGAAATTTCAAAAATTTTAAATCAAGCGATATAA
- a CDS encoding protein phosphatase CheZ produces the protein MSKSIKNLNDIVGRLHEVDNVFKFGEKMIPVIEGFVAFISDFIPFIEQVSGSIQDSRSKIPEASNQLDKVTNATELAMTEVLDKIDEITLQLNELTECIDEMVLSKSKVENYIAELCEEIKENEKAKTIFKNLMEAIDVGLTLELMKNKVARIMSNTDQITMSLQVQDITAQQLAAVNHLIISVQQKLGNLLSTVDSSEINVSENLEHKKLPDVHFDARASYNPSENQQNEVDSIIHNEKASQAEIDKLFS, from the coding sequence ATGAGTAAATCGATAAAAAATTTAAATGATATAGTTGGTCGATTACACGAAGTTGACAATGTCTTTAAATTCGGTGAAAAAATGATTCCCGTAATTGAAGGTTTTGTTGCATTTATAAGTGACTTTATACCTTTCATTGAACAGGTTAGCGGTTCAATTCAAGATTCAAGATCAAAAATTCCCGAAGCATCAAATCAGTTAGATAAGGTTACAAATGCAACTGAATTAGCTATGACGGAAGTATTGGATAAAATTGATGAAATAACTTTGCAATTAAATGAACTAACCGAATGCATTGATGAAATGGTTTTGAGCAAATCAAAAGTTGAAAATTATATCGCCGAACTTTGCGAAGAAATTAAAGAGAATGAAAAAGCTAAAACAATATTCAAGAATTTGATGGAAGCAATAGACGTTGGCTTAACATTAGAATTAATGAAAAATAAAGTTGCCCGCATTATGTCAAATACGGATCAAATTACAATGTCTCTTCAAGTTCAAGATATTACAGCGCAGCAGCTTGCGGCAGTAAATCATTTAATAATTTCAGTTCAGCAAAAATTGGGTAATCTGCTTTCAACTGTTGATTCTTCCGAAATAAATGTGTCAGAGAATTTAGAGCATAAGAAATTACCGGATGTACACTTTGATGCGCGTGCGAGTTATAATCCTTCTGAAAATCAGCAGAATGAAGTTGATTCAATAATACATAATGAAAAAGCATCTCAAGCAGAAATAGATAAATTATTTTCATAA
- a CDS encoding response regulator, with translation MNTKFLVVDDSVTMRRIVVNTLKSIGYSQYAEAEHGKDALDKLEADANINFVITDWNMPVMSGLELTKAIRSNSKTQTLPILMVTTRGVKEDIVQALQAKVSNYVVKPFTPQILKDKIDLILSN, from the coding sequence ATGAATACAAAATTTTTGGTTGTTGATGATTCTGTAACAATGAGAAGAATTGTAGTTAACACCCTCAAATCTATTGGATATAGTCAATATGCAGAAGCTGAACATGGTAAAGATGCATTGGATAAACTTGAAGCTGATGCTAATATAAATTTTGTAATTACCGATTGGAATATGCCGGTTATGTCCGGACTTGAATTAACAAAAGCAATACGTTCAAATTCAAAAACACAAACATTGCCAATTCTAATGGTTACAACACGCGGAGTAAAAGAAGATATAGTTCAAGCGCTACAAGCAAAAGTTTCTAATTATGTAGTTAAGCCATTTACACCGCAAATTCTAAAAGACAAAATCGATTTAATATTATCTAACTAA
- a CDS encoding response regulator, which produces MKKVILIADDSPTIRKFVSFSLKAQGFEVLAACDGMEAIELLPTTNIDLIITDLNMPNMDGFELIKAIRENDSNKNIPIIILSSLKGSEEIKRGLETGANSYMVKPFDPKRIQYEVAKYIN; this is translated from the coding sequence ATGAAAAAAGTTATTCTAATAGCTGATGATTCTCCAACAATAAGAAAGTTTGTATCGTTCTCCTTAAAAGCTCAAGGATTTGAAGTACTTGCCGCGTGCGATGGAATGGAGGCTATTGAATTGTTGCCGACAACAAATATTGATTTAATTATAACAGATTTGAATATGCCAAATATGGATGGCTTTGAATTAATAAAGGCAATAAGAGAAAATGATTCAAATAAAAATATACCGATAATAATTCTTTCCTCATTAAAAGGAAGCGAAGAAATAAAACGAGGATTAGAAACCGGAGCAAATTCTTATATGGTAAAACCATTTGATCCTAAAAGAATTCAATACGAAGTAGCGAAATATATTAACTAA
- a CDS encoding protein-glutamate O-methyltransferase CheR, which produces MLNSSVTLNPNPLSKLNFSFGSQQEQKLSPQSFIEWRKYIYDLCGIYFQDNKKYLLESRLQKRIKHLKIDNFELYLQYLKTNPRREEEKKLLFEAITINETYFFRNQPQLDALVGSIIPELMAKKNSGYQKLRIWSAAASSGEEAYSIAMMLNEMILPKHPNLSVEIFGTDINFAVIETAQKGIFKEYSIRNTPPIYLKKYFQKIDNNYIIDPKIKNMVSFKVLNLYDEAAIRTLNKSDVTFCANVLIYFDQESKIKVVNSLYNNLNPEGYLFIGYSETLHGISKAFRLVSFSKTIGYKKG; this is translated from the coding sequence ATGCTTAATTCATCGGTTACTTTAAATCCTAATCCTTTGAGCAAACTTAATTTTAGTTTTGGCTCACAGCAGGAACAAAAACTATCGCCCCAATCTTTTATAGAATGGCGAAAGTATATATATGATCTTTGCGGGATTTATTTTCAGGATAACAAAAAGTATTTATTGGAAAGCAGATTACAAAAAAGAATAAAGCATCTCAAGATTGATAATTTTGAACTTTATTTACAATATCTTAAAACAAATCCGCGAAGGGAAGAAGAAAAAAAACTTTTATTTGAAGCCATTACAATAAATGAAACCTACTTCTTTCGTAACCAGCCGCAGTTAGATGCATTGGTTGGAAGTATAATTCCCGAGCTAATGGCAAAGAAAAATTCCGGATATCAAAAATTAAGAATATGGAGTGCAGCGGCTTCATCAGGCGAAGAAGCATATTCAATTGCAATGATGCTGAACGAAATGATATTGCCAAAACATCCAAATCTTTCCGTAGAAATTTTTGGCACCGATATAAATTTTGCAGTAATAGAAACAGCGCAAAAAGGAATATTTAAAGAATATTCAATCCGTAATACTCCGCCGATATATCTAAAAAAATATTTTCAAAAAATTGATAACAATTACATAATTGATCCTAAAATTAAAAATATGGTAAGTTTCAAAGTGCTTAATTTATATGATGAAGCCGCAATTAGAACACTTAACAAATCAGATGTAACATTTTGTGCAAACGTGTTAATCTATTTTGATCAAGAATCAAAAATTAAAGTTGTTAATAGTTTATATAATAATCTAAACCCGGAAGGCTATTTGTTTATTGGTTATTCAGAAACTCTGCACGGTATTTCAAAAGCATTCAGATTAGTAAGTTTTAGTAAAACAATTGGATATAAAAAAGGATAA
- a CDS encoding HEAT repeat domain-containing protein codes for MSNHYDVIKKILDTNDADKIRTTAENFQLVEMPDKVVEYLTQKLILDDNGVKDTLTRILSSNKNSNIPKYLVPYISSENISARNLAGEILLNRRVESIKSMVEYLPSANDDDKKFIIDILGLIGNPDPAYEIISILKYSRDDNVILACIEALGNIKSEDSIDEIISVYDRNELFRPTVIEALGKIGTEECIDFINENYYGVDELTKYSLIESLGEIGNEKSFNMLINDIQYLEGPFKWVAIETIGKLEEKRNLQLPTDIALKNSLLETLQSADLQYKKSAVRLISMFEGDNIVEHLFSIFANDEEIDNKLREYFTNNLPIFFRKASLYLKQNPHNLKSFVSLIKDMIQFDGGLSLQTLNDLEVRNYVEIFSNLLTHSDEEVRSSSMELLFFLDLETAFVFADTMLEDSVTWNRIRLLEIVQYGEDPRIIEIIKTLANDQDEMVRENAQNILAERGISNLQLKD; via the coding sequence ATGAGTAATCATTATGATGTTATAAAAAAAATATTAGATACAAATGATGCTGATAAAATTAGAACAACGGCAGAAAATTTTCAACTTGTTGAAATGCCCGATAAAGTTGTTGAATATTTAACTCAAAAATTAATTTTAGATGATAACGGCGTTAAAGATACATTAACCAGAATTTTATCAAGCAATAAAAATTCAAACATTCCCAAATATTTAGTTCCTTACATTTCCTCAGAAAATATTTCTGCAAGAAATTTAGCCGGCGAAATTTTATTAAACAGAAGAGTTGAATCAATAAAATCAATGGTGGAATATCTGCCAAGCGCAAATGATGATGATAAAAAATTCATTATTGATATTTTAGGGCTAATCGGCAATCCGGATCCGGCGTATGAAATTATAAGTATTCTAAAATATTCAAGAGATGATAACGTAATTTTAGCTTGTATTGAAGCACTTGGAAATATCAAAAGTGAAGATTCAATTGATGAAATTATCTCTGTGTATGATAGAAATGAACTTTTCCGCCCAACAGTTATTGAAGCACTCGGTAAAATTGGAACCGAAGAATGTATTGATTTTATTAACGAAAATTACTACGGCGTTGATGAACTAACAAAATATTCTTTAATTGAAAGCTTAGGTGAAATTGGAAATGAAAAATCTTTTAACATGTTGATAAATGATATTCAATATTTAGAAGGACCATTCAAATGGGTTGCAATTGAAACAATTGGAAAACTTGAAGAAAAAAGAAATTTGCAACTACCCACTGATATTGCATTAAAAAATTCATTGTTAGAAACTTTACAATCAGCTGATTTACAATATAAAAAATCTGCTGTAAGATTAATTAGCATGTTTGAAGGTGATAATATTGTTGAACATTTGTTTTCAATTTTTGCAAACGATGAGGAAATTGATAATAAACTGAGAGAATATTTTACAAACAATCTTCCAATATTTTTTAGAAAAGCAAGTCTGTATTTGAAACAAAATCCGCACAATTTAAAATCTTTCGTTTCACTAATAAAAGATATGATACAATTTGACGGCGGACTAAGTTTACAAACATTAAATGATTTGGAAGTTAGAAATTATGTAGAAATATTTTCAAATTTATTAACACATTCGGATGAAGAAGTTAGAAGTTCATCAATGGAATTATTGTTTTTTCTCGATTTGGAAACTGCATTTGTATTTGCAGATACAATGTTGGAAGATTCGGTTACATGGAATAGAATTAGGCTGTTAGAAATAGTGCAATATGGAGAAGACCCAAGAATAATTGAGATCATTAAAACTTTAGCAAATGATCAAGATGAAATGGTTAGAGAAAATGCACAAAATATATTAGCAGAAAGAGGAATAAGTAATTTACAATTAAAGGATTAA